A genomic window from Brassica rapa cultivar Chiifu-401-42 unplaced genomic scaffold, CAAS_Brap_v3.01 Scaffold0495, whole genome shotgun sequence includes:
- the LOC117130486 gene encoding uncharacterized protein LOC117130486: MEVLCICGQWISKESLQWEFLVDLKRNASIISIEEDLLYEDLMKIVSEDFSVKEEEISLSYGFSLDKKCIIESFPPLSIGNTRQLRTFISKTRAFDGTCRLCVKVSTDPASCNTQASDTFASTVPLNANPALLSTVQSEKQVHCP; encoded by the exons ATGGAAGTTTTGTGCATCTGTGGACAATGGATCTCAAAAGAATCTCTCCAGTGGGAGTTTCTTGTTGATTTGAAGAGGAATGCATCAATCATTTCCATAGAAGAAGATCTACTGTATGAAGATTTGATGAAGATTGTCTCTGAAGATTTTAGTGTTAAAGAGGAAGAAATCAGTTTGAGTTATGGTTTTTCATTGGATAAGAAATGTATTATTGAAAGTTTCCCCCCACTCTCGATAGGTAATACTCGTCAGCTCAGAACTTTCATTTCCAAGACTAGAGCATTTGATGGAACCTGTCGTTTGTGTGTTAAg GTTAGTACTGATCCAGCTAGCTGTAACACTCAAGCTTCTGATACATTTGCTTCTACTGTTCCATTGAATGCCAATCCAGCGCTTCTTTCTACTGTGCAGAGTGAAAAACAGGTACATTGTCCTTAA
- the LOC117130485 gene encoding uncharacterized protein LOC117130485, whose translation MLRMKKWALEWKFEYKTVSSNKSRVLLSCVDENCTWRMRAIKLPVSDFFVVKKYVHEHTCDTTHRKANHRQASAKLLGSLISSNYGEKKEGLKPKQIIEQVRMLHGVHINYKQAWRVREEAQILVRGTPEDSYYNLSRWLYKITETNPGSLTYQHVDAAGKFKYAFVAFGPSIRGFSLMRRVIAVDGTFLKGKFNGTLLAACAQDGNYHLYPLAFAVVDAENGASWKWFFRGLSQKIPDASDLVFCIRQG comes from the coding sequence atgttgaggatgaagaaatGGGCTTTAGAGTGGAAGTTTGAGTACAAGACTGTCTCTTCTAACAAGTCAAGAGTGCTTTTGAGTTGTGTTGATGAAAATTGCACGTGGAGGATGCGTGCTATCAAGCTAcctgtttcagattttttcgtTGTTAAAAAGTATGTTCATGAGCATACATGCGATACAACACACAGGAAAGCCAACCACAGACAAGCATCTGCAAAGTTGTTGGGTTCTTTGATTTCCAGCAATTATGGAGAAAAAAAGGAAGGTCTCAAACCGAAACAGATCATTGAACAGGTCAGGATGCTGCATGGTGTTCACATCAATTACAAACAAGCTTGGAGAGTGAGAGAAGAAGCTCAGATTTTGGTTAGAGGGACTCCTGAAGACAGCTATTACAATTTGTCTAGGTGGTTGTATAAAATCACAGaaacaaaccctggttccttgaCTTATCAACATGTTGATGCTGCAGGAAAGTTCAAGTATGCATTTGTGGCTTTTGGTCCATCGATAAGGGGATTCTCATTGATGAGGAGAGTTATTGCAGTAGATGGTACATTTCTGAAGGGAAAATTCAATGGGACTTTATTGGCAGCTTGTGCTCAAGATGGGAATTATCATCTATATCCTCTCGCCTTTGCAGTGGTTGACGCAGAAAACGGCGCCTCTTGGAAATGGTTCTTTAGAGGTTTGAGCCAGAAGATCCCGGACGCTTCGGATCTTGTTTTTTGTATCAGACAGG